The window agctgaaccGGGTTACACGACGAGGCCTATATTCATTTCCCTGCACAAGAACACGTTTGATATGTCTGATATGAGATCTTGCTCCATGTCAAGAGGTAAAACGAGGTATTAGTGCCTGTCTAATAGTGATATTCTTGTCCAAAGTATCTAACCTGTTCAAAAAGGTGTGATGATGAGTTAAATTGTATTGATATTGTTGGTATTCAGTGGAATAGAGTCATCAGACAAAAACCGAATCATTAATTAAAAGCTTATTTACTTAAAAATGTCTAATAAAACATCACTTTAAAACTGTGAAATACTGAAAAAACTAACTAAAAGACTAAACTGAACAATTAATTTCTGTCGAGTCATGATGCAAGTTTTCAAAGTAATGACTCGAGTCGACATCTCTGGTTGTCTATTAAATAATTACCAACAGTTGTGATATTTAATCAGTTTGAATAGTTtttcaataataaaaaataaataaattctcgTTAAAactctctgattccagctctcACTTGTGAATATTCtctggtttcttttctcctcGACGACACTCAGCTGAACATCTTTGGGTTTGtggacatttgaggacgtcatctccGGCTTTGGGAAACACAGATCGACTTTTtgcaccattttctgacattttatagactgaaCAACTAGCTATTAACGGAGGTAAATAGTAAACggattaatcaacaatgaaaataatcattagttgcagcagTACTCATCACCAGGGTTACATAGTCCTGTGAGAGCATTCACACAGGACTTCATCACCGCTGCATTAAGGTCACTCGGATGGACACCTTATATTTGTTTTCACTGAGATTGAATCTGGGCTGTAAAGATAAATGTCAGTTTGTGCAGTTAAACGAACAAATGTCACAGGGATAGAAGCATAACTTTTAAAAAGGGCAAGCAGACATGAATCTGGactaaatatatatagatatatatatatatatataaagtatgTAGTTCAGATACAACATGTGATTCCTCTGTCAGGCAATGAGAGAGAACCAGGAGCTGCACTGAAAGCCCCGTCTTTCATCTCTTATCAGCAAAGTTTTACTGTGAGCTAATTATTGATTGACAATTGTTTTAATCAGTTTTACAATCAACCGTCCAACAATCACACTCACGCTTCAAGGTCACACCGACACCTGCAGGCTTTGATTATAAAGCTCCACCGCTCCAGAGCGCCACTGATAATCGCTTCGATAGGAGAGCAGATTGATGTTGGTTCgtttttgtcttgttgtttGTTCAGCACTTTTCAAAGGGGCACTGTGCagatttggagaagaaattcaaactcagaattttaataccAACAATATTACCGACAGAATTTCCTTCTGATTATAATTTTATTCcccaaactacacagtgcacctttaaactgtcCCTACTCCACATGCATGGTATCcttatttacaaaacaaacttAGCTATACGGCTGATTTTGCATTCTGCCTGTTTAAATAGGTCACATCATGCTTTTTGGGGTTTTGCCCGTCCTTTATTgtgcattttttgtgtttttgtgcatgtaaaagtcCAAAGGTAGTTATTCactcccacagaaaacaatgCTGCACTGCAGTCGAGCCTGTATTTCCGTAACTTATGTGTCTAACTATGTAACAGGCGTtatgtaaatatacatatttatatttttaacataaaatatatacacttAAGCCAGGCATTAGAGGTACAGTCGCTACTGCTGTAGTGGCGTTATTTttgatcacactaccttgctcagTATGACGCACcacactctgcctctgattggctacatcctgcccgATAAGTAATGTGATGTGCAGCTTTgaccaaagattgaacagaggcgggatgtctcactctgtaggtaAAACGGAGTATTCCAGGCACAGTGTGCAAAGAGATACTGCAGAAATGAACcatgtgagaaaaataatgtgttttctgaaaatCAAAGTATGTAAATCTGTTTAACTCGGaaccccaaataaaagtatgaaccttaaaatgtgcataatatgacctctttaaaaagttttgcttcactagttacttttaaatttcaaatcaaaaaaatgtttatagtTTTCTCTGCTTGTCTCTACATGATGCAGCCTATGAATAAAGTTGCGTTACAGTAAATGAAACATGGCCATAGTATTCACTGGCAGACTTTAATATGGCCTCGCTGCGTTAATGATGTGTGCAGAAGTTCCTTTCTAAGTGGGTCAAGCTCATTCTTGCCACAATCCAATAATACAGTGATTGtattattggattgtttcagtctATAAGGAAACCTGTAAGGTCACCATGACctctcatttgaaaaaaataaataaaaataggaCAACCAGAATAACAAAGCACATGTGGTTTACTTCTATAACTAAGATCACATATGTACTGGTTTAATTAGGTTGTGAGGTTCATTAGAGGAAAGGTTGTTGAGTAGGACAGACAAtaagccgtcttcctcctcctcctcctcctcctcctcctcctccctcaatCAGGCTTTATAAATAAGAGAGCTCAGGACTCCAGCAGCTCGCCTCAATGGGCtcacatcttttctttttcttttttttctccgctgaCTTCCTTCCTTATTAAAAGCAGAAGGTCAGCGCGCAGAGAGGATGAGGGGATGCTGCCAAGGTCACTCATCTTTGCTGGACAGTCTAGTCTTGTAGAAGGAACTCTAAGAAAGCTATTTTTTACGTGTTTAAAGTAATACTTCTCATATTTTTGGTCGTCTGAGATCCGCCTCCCCCGTCGCCGGGCGGTGCGTCTTCGCTGCGCCGACATGTGCGCGCTGCTGCCGGCGTGGCTGTGCCTGCTGCTCGGCTTCCTGCCTCTGGAGATCCAGTCCCGGGCTCTGACCCTGCAGAGCCTCACTCACAGACACAGGTACACGGACCCGCTCCACATTCACACCGGGGAGAGGATGCTATTCTCATTAACGGGGACTGAACTTTacttcatgtttttatgttgctGTCGTTTGTCAAAGTTATTCGTTATTTCTATTTCAGGTTTAATTAGGGTCTATTTTACAGTAAACTGAAATATCTGTATGCCAAATTAatatgaacattttgatattttaaccCATGAAAGACTTCTGATGAATCACTGTCATCCAATAGTGAGTGACAGTAAAGTTATCATGCTGTTTATTTTACCTTATTGTTCCTCGGTGGTCCCCATACCCAAACAATATGCCCTAATATTATCATCAAgatcatattatatatatatatatttatttaataaactGTTTTGTCACAggtttacatatatatatatatattatacatttggGCTGGTCAATACATCAACGTTACCATCATGATATGAGACTTTATATATATTCTCTTAAAATTAACTTACCAAATTTTTTGACTTACCTTTatccagtggcggttctagaccagttttaataggggggccaggttggggtcggcttttttgtaagggggcacatacaacccagaaaaaaggataaatccctcatttagacaaaacagtgtttacaatttcagcaattttgattgggtagtaaattgctgagacactttatttctgcctttcccttcagaacaaaatcattgcaagaaatctgtcattgtgttattaatgcagactccctgtcaggggggcttTTGAgatgatttcaaaatatcaagatgAGGTTTGTCACCATATCAGAGGTAAACTACGCGATTATCATGTCCAAGTGAATTAACGATAAGgatatttttgcaaataaaatgaaatataataaatcACCTTTAACTGATTCGTGAAAAGGCAACGAGATGAAGCGATAAACAAACGATGCACATATCCTGACATCTCCGCTAGATTCATCACACAGTATTATCTTATATGTATTAATAACAGGATATCAATATTTCACAGTTATCGTGGATATTGTGATATCGTTACCTCCCTTATCAAGAAATATATTGTgcattattttaaggccatatcacACAGCCCTAATGGGAAATCAACTCAAGCCAGTTTATATATTATTTCATATAAAATCACAATCTGAATTATATAGGAAGCCCTCCATTGTCCTTTTAATACAATTTGATTATGGATTTAATCGTTTAAATCGTCTATCAAGCAAAAACAACAGACATTTCCCAATTCCAGCATCTACAACgtgatgatttgctgcttttctcttaACGTTACGTTCCATTGAGAATCATTGATTTTTAGGGTTTTGGTGCAGCAAACATTTGAAGGTGTTTTGCGCATATTGGACttagtttttaaaatcaaattatcAATTCATCAATCAAAGAAACTAATAAAGCGCTTCGtcaataatgaaataatcaGCAGTTTCAGCGCTAACAGCTGGAGAACATTAAAAGGTCTGTGTCCTGGCCTCTGGCAGCCATTAATGTGAGAAAAGGGTCCAGCAGCAGAGTGAGGTAATtcctctcagcagcaggaggtgagaCAGAGGTGAGGCTGATTTAGGGGGATTTGGGACAAGGACACATACCGAGGGGCCAGGCGGCAAAACAAGCTCAGAGGAAGGTAGACTACAGCGACACACTGCTCAGAGAGCAATGTGAAGGCTGTGATAGTTGAGGATGTGAGGGCAGCATCAGTATACCCGGGTGTCAGACACGACTTTTAACTGTAATATTTCGTGTTTCCTGCGTTTAGAGAGGCCTTTGAGTCTTATATAAGAAGGATTTCTCTCTAATTCAAAGTTGTTTTTAGCACTTTAATCCCATATTACTGTGAATACTCGTTGCACAACCAACGAAAAATAACAGgcgtttattattattactgtattcattgttttttagCAGTTGAGTTTTAGACTGATATTTTAGGTtgtattcattttcattaataAAAGGTTTCAGTACGTTGGGGCACAGCAGGTGTccaagagagaggagagaggatctCAGTGTGATTCAACACTGATGGATGTAACATAATACGGCTGCTGGCACCTGACGAAATGCCtcgaaaggaaaaaaaaaaaaaaaaaaaaagaaggaagagaggaagaaaaattaAAGGATCCTGGTGTAATTTAGAAAAAGACagtgaagaaagaggaagagaaaataatcaacagaccCAGGAACAAGAAACTGGTAACAGTGGGGATCTGATGGGAACAAAAGTTTGCTTTTGCGCAAAGTAGTTTTGAGGAGTTACGacaggaaagtgtgtgtgtgtgtgtgtgtgtgtgtgagtgtgtgtgtgtgtgtgtgttcaggtccTCTCTGAAGAAGAACCCCATGCTGCGCTCTAACTTGGGAGGAATGTTGGAGAAGCTCCTTTTGCACTCAGACTCTCCACAGGTTCACAACCTGGACTgccatacaacacacacacacacgcacaggagagagagagagtgagaaacaaATGTGAATGTTCTCCTCAGCTCATACTCGTGTCATGCTGTGTTCCCCAAAACCCAAACCTCGACCTTGAATCAGTCTTCTCAGCCATGTTCGCAGCGCGGCTCTGTCCATGGTAACGCTGGATGTTCAGCTGCTCGCCGTGCCAACATCTCAACCACCAGGCCTGTTGGACAGATTGGCTCAATTTTGTACAAACATTCACTGTACAGGGTCCACAGAGGATGAAGCGGAATGATAAAGGTGATCCTCTTGTGAAACAGCTTGGCATCGACTTCTTTGATTAATGGTTCCCAGACAGTGAATCCCAATCACTTCTCATCTGGTGCCAACACATGAGGTTCACATTTTTGCTCTCAAGGAGGATCTCATAACTTTGGCAATCCtctgactttttttatttactttttttttatctcagcaCCGTAATTATGTAGAAGTTTGTCCAATACCTGCTTTTATGGCCAGATACCTGCAAAATTAACGACATACCCAGCAGCCTCAGCTGCAGTGCTTAGCTCTAATTAGCAAATTTTAGCATGCCAACTCATCAGACTTGGATGGTGAACATGGCAAAACATTACACCTCAATATCATCATGTTAGCACTGTTTCTGTGAGCATATTAGTGTGAGTAAGCCTACATAGGCGTAAATCCAACCACCCCATAGTGtgaaaactatatatataaatattatatatggATAATCATCACCGGTCTGCACTGAATTACCAGTTGCTTTTTTCTTAGCCGGTGGTTAGCTGACGTTTGCTAGCTAGCCACAGTAATCAGCAAATGtatgcagctgtgtgtgagttGATAAGATTAGCTTGCAACGCAATGCATAGTTGAGTTTCCGTTAGCAGAGTTACAGCGCTACTCCAAGAATCGCTCATGAGAAAACGTACTGTAGTTGTCGCCTCTGAAGTTGATAGGTCTGTTGGATATGAACCACTGCCTCGCACAGATGCATAACGGCTGCAGACTCCCATGCCTtcgacacagacacacacttgtgtTTGTTCATTGCTGGTTGCTGGCATTGGTGCCGCTATTTGCACCTGTGTTGGTTGTGTTACACTGGCAACCTGTGCAGTGGCCTACATTTCCTTGTACTGGGAGGCACCTCTGCGCCAAGTGCCTTTTCCTCCAGAGGCCTCACCACAGGTGGTCTTTAAAAcgtgtatgtgcgtgtgcatgtctgtttttgtgtgtaggagggagagagacaaagacggTGGAAGAAAAGTGCATCTCAGCATGTCATTTTTAGGCGAGTGTTTGTATATATGTGTGCACGTTTTCGCGTTGGTAAACCTTGTTTGTTGCCAGACAGTCATGTGTCACttgcacatgtttttttttccccccactaaTGCCCAACCAACATTTCGaccatgtggtgtgtgtgtgttcaagtgtgtgccttaaaaacaatacaaagctAAAAGAGCTGGGGTGAGTGAATGaatcaatatgtgtgtgtgtgcgtgtgtgcatgttggcAGCGAGAGCCCAAGGTGTCCGGCCAGAGGAGTGATCAGAATACCAGTCAGGATTACTTACAGGATAAAGATCATATGGTTTTCTGGCCCACTTCtcacaccaaacaaacacaaacattacattggctccatctgtctccaattattctttgttttctcaCCTCACGAATAGCCGACGCTTGAGCGGTGAGTGAGGTGAGGACacgaatacacacacatacaaagtgATTTTCTACTTTGCACAACAGAAAAATGCGAGTGGGAACGACGCCGCCAAAAATCGTTCGTTCTCCTGCTAGTCTGTGCATATTAACGCCACCTAAGAAGCGTAAAATGGATGAATGTATTGACTTCAAGATGATACATTCATGGAAGTTAATTAAGGCTTTTGCTAACATTGCTTTAAAGGGCCAGTTCGTAATGTAGCCAGCCTCTCTTTCGAGAGTAGGCGCAACCTTCCTTATGTTAgatcctacatgaaactgcctCACAGCTGCAACTGCTcaggattatcttgagtaaccgggTCAGGATTTCTGGAAAGCGACATCGCTGTTCAGTTTTtccaaatgtatgtttttttggcACTCGATCGCTCCGTCACTGATACCTCCAAAATTTGCCGACCTGCACCGAAACAGTCTTGAGACGCTGCGTGGAAGCCGCAGTGCACCGAGACCTCCTCGTCTCTCCTGCTGCTTTACATCATCTATAGTAAGCGTTTCATAATCTCTGACTGGTCACATGGCCAAACAGACGGGCTCTCTAGTAGCTGACCTCTTGAACGTCTGAGAGAGTGTGGAggatgaatgaaaaagaaaaaacagtattGTTACGACGTGagaaaaaaagtacagctaCACAGCCGGGAGGTGAGAAAGAACAGTACTTCAAAACACACTCAGGAGGAGTGCTGCTGTAGGAGCCTCCGACTGCATTGTGcactgctctgctctcctcctctgtttctctctcctgctgtaAGATTAGACAGCTCAGACACTGTTGCTGATTAACTGAAAATATCATTATTAAGCTGTGTCGGTGATGGAAGCCTCAGCTGGTTGTCGGTTTAAACCACCTTGATCCGGAGAGGTGCAGGAAGCAGAGCAACCTTTAGGGGTCGCTAGTTGAGCATTTAGACTGTTGGTCTGAAATTCAATCAcctactaaaaaaaaacacaactcctGACTTCTTTAACTGTGTTCTGCAGGGCCACGCGAAGATGAGTTAGCAAGAGCGCTTGTTTGCCGTTTTCACCTGGAGTCTGACGAGAGAATCAAGTTCAACTCACCGCGTCCAATACGTGGATCGATCTGGGATGTGTTTCGcttaataaagcaacaaatcTGCGGCAGCTTAAGAACTTATACATGATAGTAAGAGCTGCATGCATTCACTTGAACCTGATGTCAAATGATGAAGGAACAGCTACCACTTCCAAGAAACTCGCCCTCAAATGACCCTCTCCTCACTCGGGATGTAACAAGTAAAAGTAACGGCACAGGAGTCTGAATATTCGCATGATTGGTCGAAGTCAGACTGTTGAAATTCACCTCAGATTAATGTAGGAATGTGTCAGAACTGAAATGCAAGCGGTCATCCTATAAtgaacactaacacacacacacacaaacacacacacacacacacacacacacacacacagtgtgactTGAGGTAGACTCCCACCTGTTCACCACCCTCTGTCTATCTCTCCTTCTATCTTTCCTTCTCACTTTCTCTTTCAAtccactctttctctcctctgtgtcccttaaagaaaagaagagaccACAGGTTGAGCACAGTGGACATTCCTGCAGTACAAGCCTGACTTCCTGTGAGGCATTTCATCTAGTCGTAGTGATTCGGTTTCACTCAGAAACCCGAGCAGGCGACGTGCGCGtgaacaggctgtgtgtgtttccgtgCTGCTTTTCGATTGCGTCTAAACATTTCCTCCATTTCTCTGTCCCTCAGGTTGGCTTTACCCAGACCGACTAAATACCCAAAGTCTTCTCACACCGCCATCACGCCTACTGCGTCTGATGTCCCTGTTGCCATTAACAACCACCTCACCCAGGGAGACAGACATGTCGTCTGGAGGGCCCGGCTCCACAAAGAGCCCCCGTCGAGGTTGTCCGATCAGCTGCTTGACCAAAGCGACGGCGTGCCACAGGAACCGCCGGCCTGGCAGCGCGGGTCACGGGGTCGTCGCCATGCCAACGGCAGCGGTGGGAGATCCCACGGACATCTGATGAGGGTTGGGTGTGTCCTTGGCACCTGTCAGGTTCAAAACCTCAGCCATCGTCTCTACCAGCTGATTGGACAGAGCGGGAGGGAAGACTCCTCCCCCATTAACCCTCGCAGTCCTCACAGCTACGGATAGGACCACACCGCAGATCTATATCGAGATGCCTTCATCAACAAATGTTGGAGAGTTAGCGAGGTCCATTGTTGAACAAGTAGGGCCGACTTATATAATAAGCCTTTGGTGTCCTTGCaaccattaaaatgtatttgggcTGTCCCGCATCTGAGGTGTCGAAGCTTCAGTGAGAATTTCCCACGAATATTCAAAGCTTCAACATTCACgctatacttatttttttttacctatttaCTTGTCTTTAAGTGTCATTTTCAGTCTAATGAGGAGAAGACATTGGCCACTGTCTATTCCATCCTCGCATTCAAAGTCCAATAGGTCCACATGACAAGGGTGCGAGTTTTGTGCCGCTGGGAGGGTCAAACTCCGGCTTTTCTCAGCCCCGTGCCCACAGGACAGCTTTCAGATGGTTCTCTGCTCATTCTGTGTGCACGCGTAAATGTGTTAATGCCTGGTTTATATGTGAACAGGTCTTGTGACTAATGAAACACCATTGTCTTGCCTGGTTTTTTGGTGTAGCCGATGCACCGacgtcttcttcctctttcagaAGAGCACAGACTGAAGCTTCGAGGTCTCAAACCATTCGGGTCAGCCCTCTCCTTTATATGTTTTGATGAAAAACGTAATTGCTGGCTGGATCACGGTGAGAGCCAAAGCGTAGTCCTTTAAGACCACACTGTTATCGCCCATTATCACCACTTCACTGCAGTGACGCTAGAGTTTCTCGGTGTCCTGGCACCACACAGTAACAACCACTTAGACACTATTTATGTGAATGGGGACAAACTAaacctgcctttttttttaaactgtcctaCCTATCCGTCTGCTATCGTCATCAATGGTGATCCTGAGCTCAGAGATAATCcatcctccaccttcacctccacctccctctggGAACAAGTAGCTTTACTCCAGAGCGCCCAGAAACCAAGAATAACCTCCAATCAAACCCGGTTAACCCTTCACCCAAAACCCCACAGTGCGCACAGTTAGCCAAAATAACCACTAACCCTAATCCGTGGACTGTCTGCACGCCTCTTTAACAAACACAGTGTCTCGTAACCGGTGACGCGGAGAGAGGCCGACCGTACTGTAGAGTGCTAAATCTGCCGTGTGTTATTTTGATTGTGCTAACTAGTCTGTTTTCGAGCCTTAATCGGTTTAATCGTCTGTAAGGCCTTATAACGTCTTGCCTTTTCGCATTTACAAATCAAGCATCATGGTCAAAAGTCGACTACTGAAAGTGTTATTTGAAGCTTTATAGTCCTCTGCTTTTCCTGTATGTGTCGGTCCAGCCTGTCTTCGCCCTCTGTAGTCTTACTCACACGTCAGACGTCGATAGGAATGCATGAAGCACTTTATTCAGTGTgacttgaattaaaaaaaaaaatgtgttatttaactTAATGAGAGTGTTTCGCTGTAAATATCCCTCTTTACTAAATCTTCGTGTTCACCTGAGAGTCTAATTCCAAGTGTCCTTTTGTAAACCatctgtgttgctgtttttttttttttttataatggcGGCGCTGTGAAATAAAAACGTCTGTGAAAGCTGCACGTGCCTGTTATCTGTTGGTCTGAGGAGAGAgtgtgacctttttttaaagtttatgaGTGGAACGTTTGTTAGTGATACTGATTATTAATCTAGGCTACTACACATGCATGCaccacgcacgcacacacacacgcacacacacacacacacacacacacacacacacacacacacacacacacacacacacacacacacacacacacacacacacacacacacacacacacacacacacacacacagatggccaACGAGAGCAAAGGATAAGGAAAGTGAAAAGTCCAAACCACTGCGCAAAATATGTCAAGTTCACCATGACATTACatatctgtgagtgtgtgtgtgcgcttctTAAAGGGAATCGTCTGCCTTTCTTACACTTGATTTTCCTTGAGCTGCTGGTAGATTCTGCTCTGTAACTGTTTGTACGAAACATTTCAACCTTGTAATGAGCAAAACCTGTACACTAAATCGGCCGGACACCCCGGGGGCCAACACAAAAAGGACTAACAGATCCGTCGTTGAGTCCGATGCAGCATCCTCGAACACAGTGTCCTGCCCGCGCCACCATCTGATTGGTAAGACGTCACAAATGGCATGgcaacaataacaaaacagcaaaattaTCAGAATCTGCGGAGTAAGTAGTGACTGAATGTAACACATAAATGTAGcggagaggaagtataaagtagcagaagaAGGAAATACCGAGGGagagtacctcaaaattgtgctTAAGTAACTGAGTAAATGGAACTGAGGTGCgttccatcactggttgttcGAACCTTTGACACAAAGACTTTCACTTCGGTATATCGGTTTTCGGTCTCTGATAAAGGCGTATCAGTCGACCCCTGGCACAAATGAATAGACAGTTGCTTTGCTCTTGTTTGAGCTAAGAATTACAATGGCTTTATCTGAATGAATTAGTTAAAGTATGATCATCCGCGTCCTCAGTTCCAGGTAGCACTCGACAGGCTGAAGAGAGTGATTCACTACAAGTTTGTTCagtcgagagagagagagagagaaaaaagagacagattTTTTGAGCTATTCTTTTTCACACTGTGGATGTTGTCTTTCATGGGCAATGGGAGTAGTCCTCCCAAAATAAACGGAAATCAGtggagcagaaccagagatactGTACTTttcattccacacattcttctctCTTGTGAAAACTGGGCAGCTTcgtttacccacaatgcaactcaaccCCAGAGAGTTTCGGGGGTGAGATTCTGGCGACGGCTAATGTGGCCTCAAGCGGAGATGAAGAGCGAGGCTACAGCCGTCCGGTGCGCTCGGCTAGTCTTCAAACCAGAGCCAACACCGAGTCGCGTTACATCACTCGAGATGCTTTATTAGATAAGCTAATTCTCAGAGAcacaaattagattttttacatttgcagcAGCACTcttcaagacctgtaaacaggCTGTGATGTGTTTAATTGTTGGAGTTGCCCTTCACGCTAGAAATGCA is drawn from Sparus aurata chromosome 8, fSpaAur1.1, whole genome shotgun sequence and contains these coding sequences:
- the adm2b gene encoding protein ADM2; amino-acid sequence: MCALLPAWLCLLLGFLPLEIQSRALTLQSLTHRHRLALPRPTKYPKSSHTAITPTASDVPVAINNHLTQGDRHVVWRARLHKEPPSRLSDQLLDQSDGVPQEPPAWQRGSRGRRHANGSGGRSHGHLMRVGCVLGTCQVQNLSHRLYQLIGQSGREDSSPINPRSPHSYG